A part of Paenibacillus sp. 481 genomic DNA contains:
- a CDS encoding ParA family protein, with amino-acid sequence MAKVIAITNQKGGVGKTTTTVNLGAGLALLGKRVLLVDIDPQGNTTSGIGINKADVTNCIYDVIINDVHPNEAILHSNVEGLHIIPATIQLAGAEIELVPTISREVRLKRALQLVAHSYDYILIDCPPSLGILTINSLTASQSVIIPIQCEYYALEGLSQLLNTVRLVQKHLNTTLQIEGVLLTMLDARTNLGIQVIEEVKKYFQQKVYQTIIPRNIRLSEAPSHGQSIMTYDPKSKGAEVYLELAKEVITYE; translated from the coding sequence GTGGCTAAAGTTATTGCCATTACCAATCAGAAGGGCGGCGTCGGTAAGACAACGACGACGGTCAACTTAGGTGCTGGATTGGCATTATTGGGGAAACGTGTATTGCTCGTAGATATTGACCCTCAAGGAAATACGACGAGCGGAATTGGCATAAATAAAGCCGATGTTACAAATTGTATTTATGATGTGATCATAAATGATGTTCATCCGAACGAAGCGATTTTACATTCAAATGTAGAAGGACTCCATATTATTCCGGCTACGATTCAACTAGCTGGTGCGGAAATTGAGTTGGTTCCAACTATTTCACGTGAAGTTCGATTAAAAAGAGCGTTACAGCTCGTAGCACATTCGTATGATTACATTTTAATTGACTGTCCTCCATCTCTAGGCATACTAACAATAAACTCTTTAACAGCTTCCCAATCGGTCATTATTCCGATTCAATGTGAATACTATGCATTGGAAGGTTTAAGCCAGTTATTAAACACGGTACGACTTGTACAAAAGCATTTGAACACTACACTGCAAATAGAAGGTGTATTGCTTACTATGCTTGATGCACGAACAAACTTAGGCATCCAAGTTATTGAAGAAGTGAAAAAGTATTTTCAACAAAAAGTATATCAAACGATTATTCCTCGTAACATTCGCTTAAGTGAAGCGCCATCACATGGGCAGTCAATTATGACGTATGACCCAAAATCAAAAGGGGCGGAAGTATACTTGGAACTTGCTAAGGAAGTGATTACGTATGAGTAA
- a CDS encoding MarR family winged helix-turn-helix transcriptional regulator: MKDSYWGKIIEEWSLFMMNQRNLMKFIDHHIHHELNTSQSHALWLIYMRAELNMTELAGHMQMSKQQLTPIVNKLIELGYATREYNAADRRVINIRITPAGTDLVKECDAEIATLLKHIMSDVDEQELLAFQQSLHSMNHTIDRIMASKLNPNP; encoded by the coding sequence ATGAAAGATTCCTACTGGGGAAAAATAATTGAAGAATGGTCGCTGTTTATGATGAATCAGCGTAATTTAATGAAGTTTATTGACCATCATATCCATCATGAACTTAATACATCGCAATCGCACGCACTGTGGTTGATCTACATGCGTGCTGAACTGAATATGACGGAGTTGGCTGGTCATATGCAGATGTCCAAGCAGCAGCTAACACCTATTGTCAATAAACTGATCGAGCTGGGCTATGCGACCAGAGAATACAATGCGGCTGATCGAAGAGTTATCAACATCCGTATAACTCCTGCTGGGACAGACCTTGTGAAGGAATGTGATGCAGAAATTGCAACCTTACTGAAACATATTATGTCTGATGTGGACGAGCAGGAATTGTTGGCTTTCCAACAATCGTTGCACAGTATGAATCACACGATTGATCGTATTATGGCATCTAAGCTTAACCCTAACCCTTAG
- the rpsF gene encoding 30S ribosomal protein S6, which produces MRKYELMYIIRPDIEQEAVQTTVEKFQGVISNGGEITKHDVMGKRRLAYEIKKFRDGVYVLVNFTAEPAVVAEVERQLKISDDIIRYLVTNAVA; this is translated from the coding sequence ATGCGCAAATACGAATTGATGTACATCATTCGTCCGGACATCGAGCAAGAAGCTGTTCAAACAACAGTCGAGAAATTCCAAGGCGTCATCTCTAATGGCGGCGAAATTACGAAGCACGATGTGATGGGTAAACGCCGTCTCGCTTACGAAATCAAGAAGTTCCGTGACGGAGTATACGTTCTCGTTAACTTCACTGCAGAACCTGCAGTAGTAGCTGAAGTTGAGCGTCAGTTGAAAATTTCTGACGATATCATCCGCTACCTCGTAACGAACGCTGTAGCTTAA
- a CDS encoding YjzC family protein, whose protein sequence is MGEKTEYSPGDKAPNDAIYMEVGENSFHSEIQDPKQIKLNRGDTFPETTNKDRKWKKKKHALTH, encoded by the coding sequence ATGGGTGAAAAGACAGAGTATTCTCCAGGCGACAAAGCACCAAATGATGCTATTTATATGGAGGTTGGAGAGAACAGTTTCCATAGCGAAATTCAAGATCCCAAGCAGATTAAACTGAACCGAGGCGACACTTTTCCTGAGACAACAAATAAAGACCGTAAGTGGAAGAAGAAGAAGCATGCCTTGACGCATTGA
- a CDS encoding S8 family serine peptidase, whose product MSIAAWKKPILFLTSSAVFITTIATGWMPSVYASSVDASKNEQKTKKIESKANKYTGKDVRVAIIDSGTDMNHPLFKGRIAKAYDFVDRDHNPQDEKGHGTHVAGIVAQQAPGAQFLLYRALGESKAHSHSNDVVSAIKQAVIDGADVINLSLGTDVNAPDEPVSMAIADAVSKGVVVVKSAGNNGVDKWQLTAPGYREEPIVVGATTLSRVDSVLTKGKDSIHLYPVYGVPSMPTAGVASFVYKGNVSPEKLKKDKALKNKIVVVELEDSFTPVDELYLAAQEAGAAGILLSNPEIQREEPAGNMTRSKLKNAIPAAVMTHDDAKKLRLQSGSGWKWSSTKVKERVSDMSSRGPAAGTWLMKPDLVAPGINIRSAVPFEVAESGYSLWSGTSMAAPHVSAAAAILLEAHPEWTPSQIKSALMQQADQLTDEKGKLYERAAQGAGLLNVERALEASTLVTPSSLSFGRVAPQAKGKSQVIEKTLTLTNSSDQAVTYELSVQNETVPEKLQFEMPKSVTVGPKETIDVPIKWTVSLQQQKGIWTGSIIIKANSNNQRVPFMLVYKMNDYPLVMGLFSNTSLYSPYGKKEMSRLSTDYYVSVPSDRVLLTATRFDESQKSLHGKTYIWLSEKNHKSGLFNYVWNGQDINGAKLPDGAYLIKAKSFAENRQTVQEGEIVYIDQQAPKIVNINKSKAAKGQLYGKLSDLSIQLQYLITSNMESMGISNEPIVKMQWSPLEQDKWRAVHVNVESGNFFATLQKQGLKPGKHKVKLLMQDVLGNKTVHITEVTVK is encoded by the coding sequence ATGAGTATAGCAGCGTGGAAAAAACCGATCCTTTTTCTAACTAGTTCAGCGGTATTCATAACTACCATTGCAACGGGTTGGATGCCAAGTGTGTATGCATCTTCAGTAGATGCGTCTAAAAATGAACAGAAAACGAAAAAGATCGAGTCTAAGGCTAATAAATACACAGGTAAAGATGTAAGAGTGGCGATTATTGACTCGGGTACAGATATGAATCATCCGCTGTTTAAGGGGCGTATAGCTAAAGCATACGATTTTGTTGATCGGGATCATAATCCACAGGATGAGAAAGGGCATGGCACGCATGTGGCGGGCATTGTTGCACAACAGGCACCGGGAGCACAGTTCCTTTTATACCGTGCGCTTGGAGAGAGCAAAGCTCATTCGCATTCTAATGATGTAGTGTCGGCTATAAAGCAGGCCGTGATTGATGGTGCGGACGTGATTAACTTATCTTTGGGTACTGATGTGAATGCACCTGATGAGCCCGTTTCCATGGCTATCGCTGATGCTGTTAGCAAGGGTGTTGTCGTTGTAAAGTCCGCAGGTAATAACGGGGTGGATAAATGGCAATTAACGGCTCCTGGATATAGGGAGGAACCGATCGTAGTAGGGGCTACAACGCTGTCTCGCGTCGACTCGGTGTTAACAAAGGGTAAGGACAGTATTCACTTGTATCCTGTATACGGAGTACCTTCCATGCCCACAGCGGGGGTAGCCTCGTTTGTGTATAAAGGAAATGTGTCCCCTGAAAAGCTAAAAAAAGATAAGGCTCTTAAAAATAAAATCGTCGTTGTAGAGCTGGAAGATAGCTTCACACCGGTAGATGAGTTGTACTTGGCTGCACAAGAAGCTGGGGCAGCAGGGATATTGTTATCTAACCCTGAAATTCAACGTGAAGAGCCAGCTGGGAATATGACTAGAAGCAAGCTGAAAAATGCAATTCCAGCGGCTGTAATGACACATGACGATGCGAAAAAGCTACGTCTTCAGTCAGGCTCAGGGTGGAAATGGAGCAGCACTAAGGTTAAAGAACGTGTGTCTGATATGAGCTCCCGTGGTCCGGCAGCAGGTACGTGGCTGATGAAGCCTGATCTTGTAGCACCAGGCATTAATATCCGCAGCGCGGTACCGTTCGAAGTTGCGGAAAGCGGGTACTCTTTGTGGAGCGGGACAAGTATGGCAGCTCCGCACGTATCGGCAGCGGCAGCTATCTTGCTGGAAGCTCATCCGGAGTGGACACCATCACAGATAAAGTCAGCGCTAATGCAGCAGGCTGATCAACTGACGGACGAGAAGGGGAAGCTGTACGAGCGCGCTGCGCAAGGAGCGGGTCTTTTAAATGTAGAGCGTGCTTTAGAAGCGAGCACATTGGTGACGCCATCGAGCCTTAGTTTCGGTCGAGTTGCACCACAAGCGAAAGGTAAGAGTCAGGTCATTGAAAAGACGCTGACGTTAACGAATAGTTCGGATCAGGCTGTGACGTATGAGCTTTCGGTGCAAAATGAAACGGTGCCAGAGAAGCTGCAGTTTGAGATGCCGAAATCCGTAACAGTAGGGCCTAAGGAAACAATTGATGTGCCAATAAAATGGACAGTCAGTTTACAACAGCAAAAAGGGATTTGGACAGGTTCGATTATCATTAAGGCAAACTCCAACAACCAGCGTGTTCCTTTTATGCTCGTGTACAAAATGAATGATTATCCTTTAGTAATGGGATTGTTTTCGAACACATCTTTGTACTCACCGTATGGAAAGAAAGAGATGAGCCGTCTTTCTACGGATTATTACGTTTCTGTTCCATCTGATCGTGTGTTATTGACGGCTACCCGATTCGATGAATCGCAAAAAAGTTTGCACGGTAAAACGTATATTTGGTTAAGTGAGAAGAATCATAAGTCAGGTTTATTCAATTATGTATGGAATGGCCAAGATATAAATGGTGCGAAGTTACCAGATGGGGCTTATTTAATTAAGGCAAAATCATTTGCGGAGAATCGACAGACCGTACAAGAGGGAGAAATCGTATATATTGATCAACAAGCACCTAAAATCGTTAATATCAATAAATCAAAGGCTGCAAAGGGTCAATTGTACGGAAAATTGAGTGATCTCTCGATCCAACTGCAATACTTAATTACGAGCAATATGGAAAGCATGGGAATAAGTAATGAGCCGATCGTTAAAATGCAGTGGAGCCCGCTTGAACAGGATAAGTGGAGAGCTGTACACGTGAACGTAGAGAGCGGTAACTTTTTTGCCACTCTACAAAAACAAGGTTTAAAGCCAGGTAAACATAAAGTGAAGCTCCTTATGCAAGATGTGCTAGGGAATAAGACTGTTCATATCACGGAAGTTACGGTGAAATAG
- a CDS encoding aminotransferase class V-fold PLP-dependent enzyme: MPQLPTIYLDHAATSWPKPEPVWEAMKKALDEEGANPGRGGHRMAREAGKRLMRARMALAELFHISNPIHIAFTMNTTMALNMAIYGFVKQGDHVVATSMEHNSVRRPLEQLQQRGVISVTYVETDRDGTLNLKQLEQAMTVRTRLVICNHSSNLLGSIMPISDIAEIAHRHGAKLLVDGAQSAGLLPIDVKSHGIDMLAVPGHKALLGPQGTGALYIDPSMDVEPLIQGGTGSHSEEAQQPHTRPDRYEAGTPNTIGVAGLEAGVRWVLNESVQNIYTKEWELSQLIMEQLSSISGLRLLGPQLGQPRTGIVSFVSDSLDSAAIAHQLDREFGIAVRAGYHCTPLAHQTAGTLGQGAVRASVGWNTTEQQVDEYVKAVRAICTRD; the protein is encoded by the coding sequence ATGCCGCAACTTCCGACGATTTATTTAGATCATGCTGCGACATCATGGCCGAAGCCAGAGCCTGTTTGGGAGGCCATGAAAAAGGCATTGGATGAAGAGGGAGCAAACCCTGGCCGCGGTGGACATCGCATGGCCAGAGAAGCTGGAAAGCGACTAATGCGTGCACGGATGGCACTCGCTGAGTTGTTTCACATTAGTAACCCTATTCATATTGCTTTCACAATGAATACGACAATGGCGCTCAATATGGCTATTTACGGATTTGTTAAGCAAGGGGATCATGTCGTTGCCACGAGTATGGAGCATAATTCGGTCCGAAGACCACTAGAGCAATTGCAGCAACGTGGAGTGATTAGCGTTACTTATGTGGAAACGGATCGCGATGGAACGCTCAATTTGAAGCAACTTGAGCAAGCGATGACAGTGCGAACTAGACTTGTCATCTGCAATCATAGCTCTAATTTGCTCGGCTCTATTATGCCTATTAGTGATATAGCAGAAATTGCTCATCGTCATGGAGCTAAGCTGCTTGTGGATGGAGCTCAGTCGGCTGGCTTACTACCAATAGATGTAAAGTCGCACGGCATTGATATGCTCGCCGTGCCTGGACATAAGGCATTGCTTGGCCCTCAAGGAACGGGGGCGCTGTACATCGATCCGAGCATGGATGTAGAGCCGCTCATCCAAGGAGGTACTGGCAGCCACTCAGAGGAGGCGCAGCAGCCGCATACTCGCCCTGACAGGTATGAGGCAGGAACACCTAATACAATTGGTGTTGCGGGCCTAGAGGCGGGAGTGCGTTGGGTGCTGAATGAATCTGTGCAGAACATATATACGAAAGAGTGGGAATTATCGCAACTGATAATGGAACAATTAAGTTCCATATCTGGACTGCGATTGTTAGGACCGCAATTAGGACAGCCGCGCACAGGAATTGTTTCCTTTGTTAGTGACAGTCTCGACAGTGCGGCCATTGCGCATCAGTTGGACAGAGAGTTCGGTATTGCCGTCCGTGCTGGTTATCATTGCACGCCGTTAGCCCATCAAACAGCAGGTACATTAGGACAAGGTGCTGTTCGTGCAAGCGTTGGATGGAATACAACAGAACAACAAGTTGATGAATACGTTAAAGCGGTACGAGCGATTTGTACACGGGATTAG
- the ssb gene encoding single-stranded DNA-binding protein, with translation MLNRVILIGRLTRDPELRYTPAGVAVTQFTLAVDRPYSSQSGEREADFIPVVTWRQLAETCANYLRKGRLTAVEGRIQVRSYDNNEGKRVYVTEIIADNVRFLESNRDSGGMREDMGGGQGAPAPSSYGQNSQNSQGSQSGQPRGGSNNNYSRGPAADPFSDDGRPIDISDDDLPF, from the coding sequence ATGTTGAATCGCGTGATTTTAATTGGTCGTCTGACGCGTGACCCGGAATTACGCTACACACCAGCAGGAGTTGCGGTAACGCAATTTACGTTGGCGGTAGACCGACCGTATTCGAGTCAGTCTGGTGAACGTGAAGCGGATTTCATTCCAGTCGTCACATGGCGACAGTTAGCAGAGACATGTGCAAACTATTTGCGCAAAGGTCGACTGACTGCAGTGGAAGGACGCATCCAAGTTCGTAGCTACGACAATAATGAAGGAAAGCGTGTATACGTAACTGAAATTATTGCCGATAATGTTCGTTTCTTGGAATCTAACCGCGATAGCGGTGGAATGCGTGAAGATATGGGTGGCGGACAAGGTGCACCTGCACCTAGCTCGTATGGTCAAAACTCGCAGAACTCTCAAGGTTCGCAGAGTGGACAGCCTCGTGGCGGTTCGAACAACAACTATTCGCGTGGACCAGCAGCGGATCCTTTCTCAGACGACGGAAGACCGATCGATATTTCTGATGATGATTTGCCATTCTAA
- a CDS encoding ParB/RepB/Spo0J family partition protein: MSKRLGRGLDALIPSLSVNDDDKIVEVQLTQLRPNPYQPRKHFDEQSIQELAESIKQHGIIQPIVVRSVLKGYEIIAGERRYRASQLLGLATIPAVVRAFSDQQVMEIALIENLQRENLNAIELALAYQSLMDQFSLTQEELSVKVGKSRSHIANFVRLLQLPEEVKALVSRGTLSMGHARAIVGVKDTETIKMLAKTSIDQGWSVRQLEEAIQLLNRKGNDKEKDKSKPGRTDPYLDVLEESLRERFRTTVKIKHQNDKGKIEISYFSKNDLERLLEMLQAIT, translated from the coding sequence ATGAGTAAGCGCTTAGGCCGTGGATTGGACGCATTAATTCCATCATTGTCTGTTAATGATGATGATAAAATCGTTGAAGTTCAATTAACTCAACTTCGTCCTAATCCATATCAACCACGCAAGCATTTTGATGAACAGTCCATTCAAGAGCTAGCAGAGTCTATTAAACAACACGGGATCATTCAACCGATTGTTGTGCGTAGTGTATTGAAAGGCTATGAAATTATTGCTGGCGAGCGGCGCTATCGTGCATCTCAACTTCTTGGATTGGCGACAATTCCAGCTGTAGTTCGAGCTTTTTCCGATCAGCAAGTGATGGAAATTGCATTAATCGAAAATTTACAACGTGAAAATTTAAATGCTATTGAATTAGCGTTGGCCTATCAATCTTTAATGGATCAATTCTCGTTAACACAAGAAGAGTTGTCCGTTAAAGTCGGTAAATCACGTTCTCATATTGCTAACTTTGTACGTTTGCTTCAGCTTCCAGAAGAAGTGAAAGCTCTTGTTTCACGTGGAACACTATCGATGGGTCATGCGAGAGCAATAGTTGGCGTTAAAGACACAGAAACAATAAAAATGTTGGCAAAAACATCCATTGATCAAGGGTGGAGCGTTCGGCAGTTGGAAGAGGCAATTCAATTGCTGAATCGTAAAGGAAATGATAAAGAAAAGGACAAGAGCAAACCGGGGCGCACGGATCCATATTTGGACGTGCTTGAGGAGTCCTTACGTGAACGTTTCCGTACAACAGTAAAAATTAAGCACCAAAACGATAAAGGAAAGATTGAGATTTCATATTTCAGCAAAAATGACTTGGAACGGTTGCTCGAAATGCTACAAGCTATAACATAA
- the yyaC gene encoding spore protease YyaC, whose protein sequence is MTYPLSNHPSSPSIDSCKIAHNEPSARDLLIRSCMDHLQLRQPHQTLTIVCIGTDRSTGDCLGPLVGTKLARYESTSFSVLGTLQNPVHAMNLQDTIDHLHGRDPDTFIIAIDACLGQSSSIGHIQVHKGPVRPGAGVNKQLPPVGDMHITGIVNVGGFMEYFVLQNTRLHLVMNIADVIADAIYHTLHRAVR, encoded by the coding sequence ATGACCTATCCTTTGTCCAACCATCCTTCCTCACCCAGCATTGACTCTTGCAAAATAGCTCATAATGAACCGAGCGCACGCGATCTGCTTATACGGTCTTGTATGGATCATTTACAATTGCGTCAGCCTCATCAAACACTCACTATTGTATGCATTGGTACTGATCGTTCAACCGGTGATTGCCTTGGTCCACTAGTAGGTACAAAGTTGGCTCGTTATGAGTCTACTTCGTTCTCTGTACTTGGTACGCTTCAGAATCCGGTACACGCCATGAATTTACAAGACACTATAGATCATCTACACGGTCGTGATCCCGATACATTCATCATTGCCATTGATGCCTGCCTTGGGCAAAGCAGCAGTATTGGACACATTCAAGTACATAAAGGGCCTGTTCGGCCTGGTGCAGGGGTAAATAAACAACTGCCCCCGGTCGGTGATATGCATATTACAGGCATCGTCAACGTCGGAGGCTTTATGGAGTATTTTGTGTTACAAAATACTCGCTTACATTTAGTTATGAATATTGCCGACGTCATTGCTGACGCCATCTATCATACACTACATCGAGCAGTACGCTAG
- the noc gene encoding nucleoid occlusion protein, which produces MKEQLSRLFGFADRHTHDEVKQLPVHEIVTSPYQPRTIFDEERIDELCQTIKTHGVIQPIVVRQRNGKYEIIAGERRWRAVKRLGLDTIPGIVREINDSQAASIALIENLQREGLTAIEEAFAYQKLIDLHELTQESLAQRLGKSQSTIANKIRLLQLPETIKQALMERKITERHARALLSLDTEEMQLKVLHEIITKELNVKQTETRIALYKEVNKAKKSKRVSFTKDVRLALNTIRQSVDMITGSGLNIKTDERDHEDHYEIVIKIPKK; this is translated from the coding sequence ATGAAAGAACAACTGTCTCGGCTATTCGGTTTTGCTGATCGTCATACTCATGATGAAGTGAAGCAGCTTCCGGTACATGAAATTGTAACGAGCCCTTATCAACCGCGTACTATTTTTGACGAGGAACGGATTGATGAGCTGTGCCAAACAATTAAGACGCATGGTGTTATTCAACCAATCGTTGTTCGTCAACGGAACGGCAAGTACGAAATTATTGCAGGCGAACGTCGTTGGCGTGCCGTGAAGCGGCTTGGACTGGATACGATCCCAGGAATCGTTAGGGAAATCAATGACTCTCAGGCAGCATCTATCGCTTTAATTGAAAATTTGCAACGTGAAGGTTTGACCGCGATTGAAGAAGCGTTTGCTTACCAAAAGCTTATTGACCTACATGAGCTGACACAGGAAAGTTTAGCTCAACGGCTTGGAAAGAGCCAATCTACAATTGCGAATAAAATACGACTTTTACAGCTTCCAGAAACGATTAAGCAAGCACTCATGGAGCGAAAAATTACAGAACGACATGCGCGAGCTTTACTTTCTCTTGATACAGAAGAGATGCAGCTTAAAGTGCTGCATGAGATCATAACGAAAGAGCTTAATGTTAAGCAGACGGAGACGAGGATCGCACTGTATAAGGAAGTTAATAAAGCGAAAAAGTCGAAGCGTGTTTCGTTTACGAAAGACGTAAGACTTGCATTAAATACAATTAGGCAGTCGGTCGACATGATTACGGGTTCAGGGTTAAACATTAAAACTGACGAACGTGACCATGAAGATCATTATGAAATTGTAATAAAAATTCCGAAAAAATAA
- a CDS encoding DUF4446 family protein, with amino-acid sequence MNDVVKEWLPWLIICSAALSLMLFFIVIVQGSKLRKLRRKYDAMMGQTGVENLEMLLADMHNDIASLHEAKDVHQAALEQMKQEHTVHVRQINDRLKIMKSHVGIKRYNAFAEHGSDLSFSLALINEEHDGVVITGIHGREHSYVYAKPIDKGQSTYSLSPEEKHALEQASTRRGNAS; translated from the coding sequence ATGAACGACGTTGTTAAAGAGTGGCTACCATGGTTAATTATTTGTAGTGCGGCATTATCGTTAATGTTATTTTTTATCGTTATTGTTCAAGGTTCAAAGTTGCGTAAGCTACGCCGTAAATATGACGCAATGATGGGCCAAACAGGTGTTGAAAATTTAGAAATGTTATTGGCGGACATGCATAACGATATTGCTAGTCTGCATGAAGCGAAAGATGTTCATCAAGCTGCTTTAGAGCAAATGAAACAAGAGCATACGGTACATGTGCGTCAAATCAACGATAGGCTAAAAATAATGAAATCCCATGTAGGCATTAAGCGCTATAACGCTTTTGCAGAACATGGGAGTGACCTTAGCTTTTCGCTAGCGCTCATTAATGAAGAGCATGACGGTGTTGTCATTACAGGTATTCATGGGCGAGAGCATTCCTACGTCTATGCTAAACCTATTGATAAAGGGCAATCTACGTACTCGCTATCTCCTGAAGAGAAGCATGCGCTAGAGCAAGCTTCCACAAGGCGCGGTAACGCTTCCTAA
- a CDS encoding DUF951 domain-containing protein — protein sequence MERKSFELGDIVMMKKPHPCGTNEMEIIRMGMDIRIKCVGCKHSVLVPRAKFEKSMKKVLRAASPKPSERADS from the coding sequence ATGGAACGTAAATCGTTTGAGCTTGGTGACATCGTGATGATGAAAAAGCCACATCCTTGCGGTACAAATGAAATGGAAATTATCCGTATGGGGATGGATATTCGTATCAAGTGCGTAGGCTGCAAGCATAGCGTACTCGTCCCGCGGGCGAAGTTCGAAAAGAGCATGAAAAAGGTGCTTCGTGCAGCTAGTCCGAAGCCTAGTGAGCGAGCCGATAGCTAG
- a CDS encoding mechanosensitive ion channel family protein, with amino-acid sequence MNIATANNTENVGDNIEQTLSVFEKWKQDIWAWLTDLSTWEVMFVSFIKILFIVILTRVVTKVVHRMIEHAISKQQQTRLGVNPRRLVTVGKLLKNMTALAMNFIMVLFILSEFNINLAPLLAGAGVVGLAIGFGAQSLVKDIMTGFFIIFEDQFAVGDVIRVGQFQGTVEMIGLRSTRIHSWTGEVFIIPNGIIAEVTNFSLNNAIAVVDVAIAYEENVEKAIDVMNESLASLPDRNENVVGVPQVLGVQSLGPSEITIRIIAECRPYTQAPVSRQINSELKEALDKHGIEIPYPRVVTYHRPEAGGVKHGT; translated from the coding sequence GTGAATATAGCTACAGCGAATAACACCGAGAACGTAGGAGACAACATTGAACAAACGCTGTCAGTGTTTGAAAAGTGGAAGCAAGATATATGGGCATGGCTGACCGATTTATCTACTTGGGAGGTCATGTTCGTTAGTTTCATTAAGATTTTATTTATTGTTATTTTGACGCGCGTCGTCACTAAAGTCGTTCATCGCATGATTGAGCATGCAATTTCGAAGCAGCAGCAAACCCGACTTGGAGTGAATCCAAGAAGGCTCGTTACCGTAGGGAAATTGCTTAAAAATATGACCGCATTAGCGATGAACTTCATTATGGTGTTGTTCATTTTATCGGAGTTCAACATTAACTTAGCTCCGTTATTGGCGGGTGCTGGTGTTGTTGGTTTAGCGATCGGTTTCGGGGCACAGAGCTTAGTTAAAGATATTATGACCGGATTTTTCATCATATTTGAAGATCAGTTTGCGGTTGGGGACGTTATTCGAGTAGGGCAATTTCAAGGTACGGTAGAAATGATCGGCTTACGTTCTACGCGTATACACAGTTGGACGGGAGAAGTATTCATTATTCCGAACGGTATCATTGCGGAGGTAACGAACTTCTCGTTAAATAATGCGATTGCAGTGGTTGACGTTGCTATTGCTTATGAAGAAAATGTGGAGAAAGCGATTGACGTAATGAACGAATCGTTGGCATCATTGCCGGATCGCAACGAAAACGTAGTAGGTGTACCACAAGTACTGGGCGTGCAATCGTTAGGACCTTCAGAAATAACGATTCGTATTATTGCCGAATGCCGTCCTTATACGCAGGCGCCAGTATCTCGTCAGATCAATTCTGAGCTGAAAGAGGCGTTGGACAAACACGGCATTGAAATTCCGTATCCGCGTGTCGTAACGTACCACAGACCAGAAGCAGGAGGGGTGAAGCATGGAACGTAA
- a CDS encoding DUF3343 domain-containing protein: MHTWNSAEWLIMAFDSTQQALRAEMLMEYMDLEIDTCPTPKEITAGCALSIQFLGFDLGQVKSLIVDQQVEIRGIFYKDKDEYIEIEMDRATDEKGGD, translated from the coding sequence ATGCATACATGGAATTCGGCTGAATGGCTTATTATGGCGTTTGATTCCACACAGCAAGCGCTGCGAGCAGAAATGCTGATGGAGTATATGGATTTGGAAATTGATACTTGCCCAACACCGAAGGAAATTACAGCAGGTTGTGCGTTGTCGATTCAATTTTTAGGATTTGATTTGGGACAAGTTAAATCTCTTATCGTGGATCAGCAGGTTGAAATAAGAGGTATTTTTTATAAGGACAAAGACGAATATATTGAAATTGAAATGGATCGTGCAACCGATGAAAAAGGAGGAGATTGA
- the rpsR gene encoding 30S ribosomal protein S18 — MSFKQNEGGERPERKFGGRKGRNKRRKVCFFTVNKITHIDYKDTDLLRKFISERGKILPRRVTGTSAKYQRALTIAIKRSRQVALLPYTTE, encoded by the coding sequence ATGAGCTTCAAGCAAAATGAAGGCGGCGAGCGCCCAGAGCGCAAGTTTGGTGGTCGTAAAGGCCGTAACAAACGCCGTAAAGTGTGTTTCTTTACAGTAAACAAAATCACACACATCGATTATAAAGATACGGACTTGCTTCGTAAATTTATTAGCGAGCGCGGCAAAATCTTGCCACGTCGTGTGACTGGTACAAGCGCGAAGTACCAACGTGCGTTGACGATCGCTATCAAGCGTTCCCGTCAAGTAGCGTTGTTGCCATACACAACTGAGTAG